DNA sequence from the Acetoanaerobium noterae genome:
TAGCATATATTGACAGCATAGGAGTTAGCCCATCGTTTATTCTAAACAACAAATTAAAATCACAAATAGTTCAAAATATTAATAACTCTGGACAAGACGACGATATAACCTACTGCGTAATTGAAAAGATATCTCCATAGGATTATAAAATATAATATTACCGATATTAACAATATTACAAAGAAAAAAGACCCTAAAGCGATATGATATCTCAAAGTGAATAATGTACTTTTAATTACATTTTTACTTTTGAGATAGTATATCAAATCAAGGGTCTTTTTGTATTACAATATCCATCCATTATTTTGTTTTTGAAAAATCTTGAACGATATCTTCTTGAAGCTTCTTTAAGATATTATTTAGAGTAGCTCTTTCTTCTTCGGTGAGAGCTTTGGTCATACGCTGACTGAACTCCATATGAAGGTCTTTTATCTCATCAAAAAGCTGTCTTCCCTTTGGGGTAAGATGAGCCTTTATAGAGCGTTTATCATTTGCGTTTTTTCGTTTTTCAACTAAATTTTCCTTTATCATACGGTCGATTAAGGTGGTCATGTTTGCACGGCTTACCATCATATTTTTACCAAGCTCTATAAGAGGCATGCCGTCTGCTTCATGTATGCTAAGAAGTAGAATAACAAAGAATTTTGGCTCAGATATATTGTATTTTTCAAATAATCTATCATATACCATTCTCATGATTCGTTCAGTTTTTAATATATTTATTATAGTCTGGCCTGATGAAAACTCTATAAATGAGTAAGCATCTATATATCCTTGAAAATCATAATCTTGGAACATGATAGTTAATCCTCCTCATCTAAGCAGGGCCTAGATTTTTTCGAAATTAAAAAAGCTATAAAAAACCATATACAAGCAAATACAGTCATTTGAAGCATATTTGATTTAAAATAATAAGGTAGTGCGCCTTTGATTAGATAGTCTCTAAGTGGAGCTATCATATAAATAAGAGGCCATAGTGCCTTGATAATATAGACACTAAGCTGAGGCATTTTCATAACTGGCCATACATAGCCTGCAGTTAAAAAGCTAGGTACCGATAATAGCATGCAAAGCTGAGTAGCTCTTAATGGACTGGAAATAGAAAGAGCAAGAACTAAAGCTATGCTACTTAATGATATCAGATACATAAAAGATAGAAAAGTAGATGTGAGCATATTTCCTATTATATTTATTCCAAGCACATACTTGAGCAAGCTGGTACATATCAAGAATGTAAGCGAGGATATTATAGTGTGGATTAAAATTTTATAAAATATATTGGTCTTATCTTCTATTACATTTACGACAAATATAGATAGAAATAGTTGCTGAACAAGAACTAAAATCATACCAGGCATTACATAATATTTATAGGATAACTTGGGATCCCAAAGTGTTCTATTATTCATTTCAAATATATTTACGTAACGTTTTGAAAGCGATGGGGGAACATTTTTTCCTTCTAGGAACTGAAGATTCACACCAGCGTTTACAGTGCTTATTATCTCAGTAGCAGAAGCAAGGGCATTGTTTGCAACTGCCATATTAGTTGCATCTACTATCAAAGCCACTTTAGAACTTTTTTTGGATTTGACATCCTTTTCAAAATCTGAAGGAATAACAACTCCCATATAAACCTGAGTTGATTCCACAGCTTGCTTTACTTCATCTAGATTTTCCGAATAAAAGTCGACGGTATAACGAGGATTTTTATCAAATTCCTCAACTAATGAGCGTGAAAGAGAGCTGTTATCCATATCGTAAACTGTGATAGGGATAGTATTTAGATAGTCATTTCTATATACATTTCCAAAGAAAACTGTAAAAATCATGGGTATTCCTATCATGAACAGAAGGTTTTTAGGTACAGTGAAAAACTTTTTTAATTCGCTTATAAAATTAGTCATGCAAAACCTTCCTTCCTGACAGAGATTTTAATGTTATATTTCTTTTTAGTATTTGTTTTCTGATTACAAAGCTAACTAAGCTAAGAATTAAGGAGCCTAGAGTTAATATAAGAAGCATAGCGATATTAGTCTTATAATCATAGGAATGTCCTTTTAGCATAAGATTTCTAAGGGTGCTTACAAAATAAGTGTAGGGCATAAAGCTACTTATCTGCCTAAAAAAATCTGGCATGGAGATAAGTGGCCATGAGTAGCCCGAAAGTATAGAGCTAGGGATGAACCACACTGCAGCTACTTGAGTTGCAAATACTTGTTTTTTTGAAAAAATACTAGCTATAAGAAGGCTCATAGATACTACTGCTAGCATAAAAACTATAAGTAATAATAAAATGCTAGTGTAAGAAGCCTTTATTGAAACATCAAAAATATAATGCTGAAGTGCTAATATTAAAACTGCTGAAACTATTCCCAAAATTCCATAGTCTATTAAATTTTTCATTACATTTTTGAAAAAATCAATAATTCCAGATGATTTTTTTACAATTTTAGAAGAAGCTGCATTCATTGCTACAGCAACCTGTACTATTGCTAGCATCATCCCTGGGAGTAAGAAATTAATATAATTTCTGGTTGGATTACCTATTAATCTATTTACTATGTTAATAGGCATGGCAGTGTTTAGAGCCTCAGTTTCTGACATACTGAGCTTTCCTTGATAGGTACTCATCATTGCTCCAGCTTTTATAGTCATAAGTAGCTCAGATGAAGCTATTTTCGTAAAGGAAGCTGGGGATAACTGAGTTCCATCTATTACAGTAGTAAGCTTAGGAGATTTGAAGTTTTTGATATCATTAGTAAAGTTTTGAGGGATGATTAATCCAAATAGAATTTTTCCATCTCTCATCAAAACTTCAACTTCATTTGGGTCGTCTACTATATACTGCACATCAAATGTTTCACTGCTTTTAAGATTTCTTACTATATCCCTTGTCATACTTGTGTTATCTCCAAGATATACAGCGCTTGGAATATACCTCAGCTGTTTTTCCTTCATAGAGTAACAAGTGAGAATGTTTACTAGATTTGGAAAGATAAGTATGAGTATCAAGGGAGCTATATATTTTTTAAAGTTTATATTCATACGAAACCCTTCTATTCTTCAATGTTTATAAATGCTGTCATACCAGGTCTTAATTTTTGGTCCTTATTTTCAATTTCTATTTTTATTCCATAGGTTATTAAATCAAAATCTCCATTTTCATTGCTGGCTTTTTTGATTGCGAAATCTGGTTTTTTATTAATCTGCACTATTTTTCCATTAAACTCCTCATCCTTGTAGCTAAGGACTGAAACTTTCACTGCTTGGTTTTCCTTGAATTTTGGAAGGAGAGTTTCATCGGCATTAACTGTTAAAGTTATTTTGTCTAGATTTGTTATAGTTGCTAGGTTCATACCAGTTGAAAGCATTTCTCCCGCAGAGCAGTTTAGACTAGTTACATAGCCAGAAAGAGGGCTTCTAATTGCAGCATCTGTTATATAAGTATCTACTTCAGTAATTCCTGCAGCTGCCTGAGTATATTTTTCATTTGCAGCAATAACGCTTCCAGCAGCAGCGGCTACTTGACCTTGTGCAGCGGCAACTTGACCTTTTGCAGCTTCTATATCTTCAGCTCTTGCTCCACTTTTTGCAATGCTTAAATCTTGCTCAGCTACCTTGAGCTTGGTTTCTATTTCATCTAGCTGGGCTAAAGCAACTGCTCCTTCTTCATATAGAGCAAGAATCCTATCATAACTTTTTTTCATAATGTCATAATTTGCTTGAGCTTTTTGAATATCTTCGCTTCTTGCTCCATTTTGGGCTTTTGATAAAAGAGCTTTAGCAGCTTCTAACTGCCCCTCGGCAGCTTGTTGTTGAGCTTTTGCAATATCAACTGCAGCAAGAGCTGCGTTAGCCTGAGCAACTAAGCCTTCTCGCTTTGCAGCTAAATCCTTAGCATCTATAGTTGCAATTACATCATCCTTTTCTATATATTGTCCTTCTTCGACCTCAATTGTAAGTATCTTGCCTGGAATTTTTGTGTTTATATCCACATCCTCAGCTTCGAGATTTCCTTGAAGAAGGTTTAAATCCTCGGCTGATGAAGTAGTGCATCCAGTAAGCACAGAGGATAATAATAGCAACGAAATTATAAAGAATACAAGTAGCTTTCTCGTAAGTGTAAATTGTTTAGTCATTATTGAACTCTCCTTTTATTAAATGTATTAAAGCGAAATTAAACTACGAAGAGTATTATAATCCTAATCGATAAAATAGTAAATATATTTACTAAAAAAAGTTAATATATTTACAAAAAATATTTTTGAACTAATATAACAGAATTGTAAGAAAGATTAAGTTTGCAAAATTGTTAAAAATATATCGATTAAATTTTAAAATAGGGGTATAATATATATAAATAGATAAAAAAATAACAATTTCGGGAGGAAAAATTATGATTAATATGAATAAGATTGCTGATGAGGCTATAGAAAAGTACGATATAGTAATCACAGGACAATATGGTCCGCACGCCTGTCTTAAAGAGGCTAAAGAATACCTTTTTAGAACCCACCCGGAGCTAGTTGCATATCATCTTTATAAATCAGCTCAAGAGTACGCAAGTAAGCTAGAAACAGCTAAGGAAAATCTAACTTATGGAGTCTTCGAAAGTAGAGAGTGTTTGATAATTTTTATACACAATAAAGAGGTGAATGACACTAAATTTATACCATATCATATATTAAAAGGATAAAAATTAAGATAATTGTGTATTTGCTATTCTTTCACATTTACTTGGATAGTTATAATCAGAAAATTTTTAAAATGGCTTGCAAATTTTTTAAAACCAGAGTATAATACGATTCCATAAAGATAATATTTACCAATTGAGGTTATCGGGAGATCTCTTATGAGAGCCGAAGAAGAAATAATATATGCTCATCCAGCCTATATGTAGAAGCTTTCAGGCAACAGGACCGGTAACTGATGGAACTCTGGAAATATCCCGTTATAGGATATCCGTAGGAGCAATATCGCTGATATTATGTGATAGAATCTCTCAGGTGAAAAAAACAGAGAATATGGAGATGCTTTTTTAGCGTCTTTATATTCTCTTTTTTATTGGGCAAATTTTTGATGCAGGTTATTAATAGAATGAGGAGGGAAAATTTGTGACTGAAAGACTTAAAAGAACACCACTATTTGAGGTGTATGGCAATTATGACCCTAAAATTGTACCATTTGCAGGCTGGGAGATGCCCATAGAATTTAAAGGGATTACTGAGGAACACAAAATGGTAAGAACCTCTGCTGGAATATTTGATGTGTCTCATATGGGCGAAATAGAAGTAAAAGGTAAAGATGCAGAGGAGTTTTGCCAGAAAATCTGTACTAATGATATAAGTAAATTAGAGGATAATCAAATTCTATATAGCTTTATGTGTTATGAAAATGGAACTGTTGTAGACGATATTTTAGTTTATAAATTTTCTCGGGATGATTTTATGCTAGTAGTGAACGCTGGCAATATTTCTAAAGACTACGAATGGATAGTAAATCATGCTACTGGATATGAGGTAGATATTAACAATGTATCAGATAGTATAGGACAGGTCGCTATTCAAGGGCCAAAGGCAGAAGCTATACTTCAAAAATTTACTGAAACTGATTTAAGCGAGATTAAGTTTTTTTATGCTCTTAGAAATGTTGATATAAAAGGTATTAATACTATAGTTTCTAGAACAGGCTACACAGGAGAGGATGGGTTTGAAATTTACTGTGAAGCTAAAGATTCTGTGAAGCTATGGAAGCTAATTCTAGAAGAAAGCCCAGAAGAAGACATTATTCCGATAGGACTAGGAGCTAGAGATACTCTAAGATTTGAAGCTAATCTTCCGCTATATGGTAACGAGCTTTCAGATGAAATTACACCTATAGAAGCCGGCTATGGATATTTTGTAAAGCTTGATAAAGACGATTTTATAGGAAAAGAAGCTCTAAGTGCTCAAAAATCAGGAGGCTTAAAAAGAAAGATAGTCGGATTTGAGCTTTTGGACAAGAGAATTTCTAGACATGGCTATGAGGTATACTCAGAAAATGACAAAATAGGAATAGTTACTACAGGCTATCAGTCACCTACTCTTCAAAAAAGCATAGGTCTTGCATTAATTGATGCCCAGTATGCAGCACTAGGCAATGAGATTTATATAGATATTAGAAATAAAAAGGTGCCTGCTAAGATAGTAAGTAGAAGCTTTTATAAAAAATAGATATAATTTTAGACATTTTTATTAATAAGACGTAAAAATTTAATCAGCTTCTTAATTAAAATAAGGATTGATTTAAGAAATATGTATTTAATTTGAATTTATTATGTGAGGAGATGTTAATATGTCAACTAGCAAGGTGTATTTTACAAAGGATCATGAGTGGATAAAGGTAGAAGGAAATGTAGCTTATATAGGAATAACTGATTATGCACAGAAGGCTCTTGGAGAAATTGTATATGTTGAGCTACCTGAAGTAGACAGCGAATTTAGCTTGGGAGATGTATTTAGCGTGGTTGAATCTGTAAAAGCAGCTTCTGATATTTTTATGCCAGTAGATGGAAAGGTAGTAGAAGTAAATGAAGCACTAAGTGACGAGCCAGAAAAAATAAACCAAGATGCAAATAATACTTGGATTATGGCAGTAGAATTAGAGAATAGTATAGAAAGTTATGAGCTTGTGAGTGAGAGCGAATATATTGCTATGTATGAAAAGGAGGCATAATAAATGCATCCATATCTTCCTAATACCGAGCAAGAAATAAAAGCTATGCTAGATACCATAGGAGTTAAATCTACAGATGAGCTCTTTGAAGATATTCCAGCTAGCTTAAAGCTTTCAAGGAAACTAAATCTTTCGGATTCGCTATCAGAATTTGAAATCAGAAAGCATTTTAAGGACCTGGCTTCAAAGAATACAAGCATAGAGGATAAGGTGTGTTTCTTAGGAGCTGGTATCTATGACCACTATATTCCTTCAGTAATTCCTCAGCTAATATCAAGAGCAGAATTTTTTACTTCATACACCCCTTATCAGCCTGAGATAAGTCAAGGCTCACTTCAAGCAGCTTTTGAATATCAGAGCATGATATGTGAGCTTACTGGAATGGATGTATCTAATATTTCTCTTTACGATGGAGCAACTGCAGCAGCAGAGGCTAGTGTACTTGCCTGTGTAAGTACAAGGAGAAAAAAAGTGCTAGTTTCAAACACAGTATCTCCTGAAACTAGAGCTGTGCTAAAAACCTATTTCCAATATAGAAATATGGATGTAGTAGAAGTTTCATCCATAGAGGGTCAAACTGATATTGATGACTTAAAATCCAAGCTAGACAAAGACACTGCAGGAGTACTGCTTCAATATCCGAATTTTTTCGGAATAATTGAAGATATAAGTAAGTATGAACCTATAATTCATGAAAATAAATCTTTGATGATGCTATATACAGACCCTATTGCTCTTGGGCTTCTTAAATCGCCAGGTGAGCTAGGTGCAGATATGGCACTCGGAGACGGACAAGCTCTAGGGCTTCCACTTAATTTTGGAGGGCCTACTCTTGGATTTATAAATGTAAAGGATAAACTGCTTCGCAAGATGCCTGGAAGAATAGTGGGACAAAGCGTAGATTCAAATGGAAACCGTGCTTTTGTACTCACACTTCAAGCTAGAGAGCAGCATATAAGAAGGCAAGATGCAACGTCCAATATCTGCTCCGATCAGACTCTAAATGCTATAAGAGCAGGGATGTATTTGGCTGTAGTAGGAAAAGAAGGTATTAAGGAAGTAGCAAATTCCTGCCTTAATAAAGCAAACTATGCTTATAAGGAGCTACAAAAGCTAGATAATGTGCAGGCTCTTTTTGAAGGACCTATATTTAAGGAGTTTGCAATAAAAACTAAAGCTTCTTCAGAAAAAGTACTTCAGGCTTTACTTGAAGCTGGAATTTTAGGTGGATATAGTCTTTCGAGTACAGATTATGGGCTTGAAAATGCTATCTTGATAGCAGTAACTGAAAAAAGAACTAAGGAAGAAATCGATAAATTAGTAAGTGTAATAGGAGGTGTAAGATGAGCTACGATAAAATGATATTTGAACTATCTGCTCATGGAAGAAAAGCTATTGATTTTCCTGAGCTTGATATAGATTTTGCTTTTGAAGATTCTCTCATTCCGAAAGAGTATTTAAGAGAAAAATCAGCCAATCTTCCAGAAGTAAGTCAGCTCGATGCTGTGAGGCACTATACTAATTTATCAAAGAAAAATTACAGTTTGGATGCTGGATTCTATCCACTTGGCTCTTGCACCATGAAGTACAACCCTAAAATTAATGAAGAAATAGCAGCAAACGAAAAATTTTCAGGGGTACATCCACTTTCTCCAGTAGAAACGGTTCAGGGAGAGCTAAAAATAATGTACAACCTAGCAAATATGCTATCTGAAATAACTGGAATGGATGAATTTACTCTTCAGCCAGCTGCTGGAGCTCATGGAGAATGGACAGGGCTTATGCTTATAAAAGCCTACCATATGCATAGAGGCGACGAAAAAAGAACTAAAATAATAGTTCCTGACTCTGCTCATGGCACTAATCCTGCAAGCGCTAATGTTGCTGGATTTGAAGTTATAGAGCTAGAAACAAATGCAGATGGCAGTATAGATATAGAAAAATTAAAAGCTGTACTAAGTGATGAGATAGCTGGCTTTATGCTTACTAATCCAAGCACACTTGGTTTCTTTGAAACTCAAATAGAAGAAGTGGCTTCTCTAGTGCATGCATCAGGAGGACTACTATACTACGATGGAGCAAACATGAATGCTATAATGGGGATAGTAAGACCTGGAGATATGGGCTTTGATGTGTGCCATCTTAATCTTCACAAAACATTTTCTACGCCTCATGGAAGTGGGGGACCAGGAAGTGGACCAGTGGGAGTAAAAAAACATCTTGCTGAATTCTTGCCAGTTCCAAAAGTTGAAAAGGTAGACGATAAGTATATTTTAAACTATGACAAAAAAGACAGCATAGGATCGATTAAAAGCTTTTATGGGAATTTTGGTATTCTTCTTAGAGCTTATGTATATATCCTGAGTATGGGAGCAGATGGGCTAAGAGCTGTATCAGAAAACGCAGTGATTAATGCAAATTATATGAGACAAATGCTAAAAGATGATTATCAGCTAGCTGTAGATAAGCTTTGCAAGCATGAAGCTATTTTTGCTGGAATCAAAGATAAATCAACAGGGATTACTACTTTAGAAATTGCAAAGAGAATTATTGACTATGGCTTCCATCCGCCTACAGTATACTTCCCTCTAATAGTAGACAGTGCAATAATGATAGAGCCTACAGAAACAGAAAGCAAGCAAACTATGGATGAGTTTATAAATGCCATGAAGCAAATTGCTAAAGAAGCAAAAGAAAATCCAGAGATATTTAAAGCAGCACCTCATCATTCACCAGCTGGTCGAATAGATGAGGCACTGGCAGCAAGAAAGCCAGTATTAACTTACAAACCTTCTTTATAATAAGTTCAAATAAAAAATAAGACCTTAATAGCAGAGGTCTTATTTTTATGGAGATTATTTATATAATGCGATTAGTTTATCAAATGCTGGTAGAGAATTTATTATTTTTTCATAAGATATACAATAAGATAATCTAAAATGTCCTGGACATCCAAATGCGGAGCCTGGAACTAAAAGAAGATTAAACTGCTTAGCATCTTCACAGAATTTTTTATCATCAGCAATAGGAGATCTTGGGAACAAATAAAATGCACCCTGCGGCTTTACACATTCAAAACCTATACTTACTAGGTGATTGTAAAGGGCATCTCTATTTTTCTTGTATACATTAACATCTACCTCGGCATTTAAGTTCTTTGCAACTACTCTTTGGAAAAGTGATGGTGCATTTACAAAGCCAAGAATACGGTTAGCAACGTTTAGAGAACCCATAACATCACCAAAATCAGCAATCTCAGGATGAACTACTAGATAGCCTATACGCTCGCCAGGAAGTGATAAAGATTTGCTATATGAGTAACCTATGATGGTATTTTTATAGTATTTTAGAAGACATGGAACCTCAGCATTATCATATACGATTTCTCTGTATGGCTCATCTGATATTAGGAAAATATCAATGCCAAGTTCTTCTTCTTTTTGCTTAAGCACTTCGGCAAGCTTTGTAAGAGCCGCATCAGAATAAATTACTCCAGTAGGGTTGTTTGGTGAGTTTACTATAACTATTTTAGTTTTTGGTGTAATAGCAGATTTAAGAGCTTCGATATTAGGCTCAAAGGTATCTATATCAGGCTCAACTACAACTAGATTTGCATCGTAGTTAGCTGAATATGCTCTATATTCTCCAAAAAATGGAGCAAATGTAATTACTTCATCGCCAGGGTTTAGAAGAGTTTTAAAAATTATATTTAGTCCTCCAGCTGCACCAACTGTCATTACAATGCTTTCAAAGCTGATGTTCATACCGTGTTTTTTTGATTCATGCTCAGCAATTGTAGTTCTTACATCTTCAAAGCCTGAGTTGTTCATATAGCCATGAACATATGTAGCTACTTCATTGTCTAATATATCTTTTATAGATTCTTTTATAACTTCTGGAGGCTCTACATTAGGATTTCCTAAGCTGAAATCAAAAACATTTTCCTCACCATAAATTTTTGACAATCGTTTTCCTTCATCAAACATAGCACGAATTACAGAGCTATTTGCAACGAGTGACTGCATTTTGTTAGAAATCATTTTATCTCTCCTTTGTAATATGTAATATAATACGAAATGCATATAATTTAGAATATTTTTATTATTAAGTAAGTTTATTATAACAAATAAGCATTATTAAATCCATGAGATTATAAAAATGAATTTTTTATGTAATTTTTAAAAAAAGTGTTTCAATTAATACTAAAATGGTATATATTAAAATAAGATAACAAATCTTGATGATGATGTTATCTAGCCCATAAAATAACCCCCCATTTAGGACCCTTTCCCCGAGGGTCCTACTTTTTTGCAAAGTTGTTGATTTTATAGCAATATATGGATATAATTATCTTCAAGAAGTAAAATTGTTTGAATTTTAAAAAATTTAACGCAAAATGATTAAATATTCTGTCAATGGGCAGATTTAATCATAAAGAGGGGAGAATGTATTATGAGGGTTTACGAGAGTGACAAGATCAGAAACATTGCAATCCTTGGACATAGTGGGTCAGGGAAATCAAATTTGATGG
Encoded proteins:
- a CDS encoding MarR family winged helix-turn-helix transcriptional regulator, producing the protein MFQDYDFQGYIDAYSFIEFSSGQTIINILKTERIMRMVYDRLFEKYNISEPKFFVILLLSIHEADGMPLIELGKNMMVSRANMTTLIDRMIKENLVEKRKNANDKRSIKAHLTPKGRQLFDEIKDLHMEFSQRMTKALTEEERATLNNILKKLQEDIVQDFSKTK
- a CDS encoding ABC transporter permease, with the translated sequence MTNFISELKKFFTVPKNLLFMIGIPMIFTVFFGNVYRNDYLNTIPITVYDMDNSSLSRSLVEEFDKNPRYTVDFYSENLDEVKQAVESTQVYMGVVIPSDFEKDVKSKKSSKVALIVDATNMAVANNALASATEIISTVNAGVNLQFLEGKNVPPSLSKRYVNIFEMNNRTLWDPKLSYKYYVMPGMILVLVQQLFLSIFVVNVIEDKTNIFYKILIHTIISSLTFLICTSLLKYVLGINIIGNMLTSTFLSFMYLISLSSIALVLALSISSPLRATQLCMLLSVPSFLTAGYVWPVMKMPQLSVYIIKALWPLIYMIAPLRDYLIKGALPYYFKSNMLQMTVFACIWFFIAFLISKKSRPCLDEED
- a CDS encoding ABC transporter permease, yielding MNINFKKYIAPLILILIFPNLVNILTCYSMKEKQLRYIPSAVYLGDNTSMTRDIVRNLKSSETFDVQYIVDDPNEVEVLMRDGKILFGLIIPQNFTNDIKNFKSPKLTTVIDGTQLSPASFTKIASSELLMTIKAGAMMSTYQGKLSMSETEALNTAMPINIVNRLIGNPTRNYINFLLPGMMLAIVQVAVAMNAASSKIVKKSSGIIDFFKNVMKNLIDYGILGIVSAVLILALQHYIFDVSIKASYTSILLLLIVFMLAVVSMSLLIASIFSKKQVFATQVAAVWFIPSSILSGYSWPLISMPDFFRQISSFMPYTYFVSTLRNLMLKGHSYDYKTNIAMLLILTLGSLILSLVSFVIRKQILKRNITLKSLSGRKVLHD
- a CDS encoding HlyD family secretion protein produces the protein MTKQFTLTRKLLVFFIISLLLLSSVLTGCTTSSAEDLNLLQGNLEAEDVDINTKIPGKILTIEVEEGQYIEKDDVIATIDAKDLAAKREGLVAQANAALAAVDIAKAQQQAAEGQLEAAKALLSKAQNGARSEDIQKAQANYDIMKKSYDRILALYEEGAVALAQLDEIETKLKVAEQDLSIAKSGARAEDIEAAKGQVAAAQGQVAAAAGSVIAANEKYTQAAAGITEVDTYITDAAIRSPLSGYVTSLNCSAGEMLSTGMNLATITNLDKITLTVNADETLLPKFKENQAVKVSVLSYKDEEFNGKIVQINKKPDFAIKKASNENGDFDLITYGIKIEIENKDQKLRPGMTAFINIEE
- the gcvT gene encoding glycine cleavage system aminomethyltransferase GcvT encodes the protein MTERLKRTPLFEVYGNYDPKIVPFAGWEMPIEFKGITEEHKMVRTSAGIFDVSHMGEIEVKGKDAEEFCQKICTNDISKLEDNQILYSFMCYENGTVVDDILVYKFSRDDFMLVVNAGNISKDYEWIVNHATGYEVDINNVSDSIGQVAIQGPKAEAILQKFTETDLSEIKFFYALRNVDIKGINTIVSRTGYTGEDGFEIYCEAKDSVKLWKLILEESPEEDIIPIGLGARDTLRFEANLPLYGNELSDEITPIEAGYGYFVKLDKDDFIGKEALSAQKSGGLKRKIVGFELLDKRISRHGYEVYSENDKIGIVTTGYQSPTLQKSIGLALIDAQYAALGNEIYIDIRNKKVPAKIVSRSFYKK
- the gcvH gene encoding glycine cleavage system protein GcvH; the encoded protein is MSTSKVYFTKDHEWIKVEGNVAYIGITDYAQKALGEIVYVELPEVDSEFSLGDVFSVVESVKAASDIFMPVDGKVVEVNEALSDEPEKINQDANNTWIMAVELENSIESYELVSESEYIAMYEKEA
- the gcvPA gene encoding aminomethyl-transferring glycine dehydrogenase subunit GcvPA produces the protein MHPYLPNTEQEIKAMLDTIGVKSTDELFEDIPASLKLSRKLNLSDSLSEFEIRKHFKDLASKNTSIEDKVCFLGAGIYDHYIPSVIPQLISRAEFFTSYTPYQPEISQGSLQAAFEYQSMICELTGMDVSNISLYDGATAAAEASVLACVSTRRKKVLVSNTVSPETRAVLKTYFQYRNMDVVEVSSIEGQTDIDDLKSKLDKDTAGVLLQYPNFFGIIEDISKYEPIIHENKSLMMLYTDPIALGLLKSPGELGADMALGDGQALGLPLNFGGPTLGFINVKDKLLRKMPGRIVGQSVDSNGNRAFVLTLQAREQHIRRQDATSNICSDQTLNAIRAGMYLAVVGKEGIKEVANSCLNKANYAYKELQKLDNVQALFEGPIFKEFAIKTKASSEKVLQALLEAGILGGYSLSSTDYGLENAILIAVTEKRTKEEIDKLVSVIGGVR
- the gcvPB gene encoding aminomethyl-transferring glycine dehydrogenase subunit GcvPB, translating into MSYDKMIFELSAHGRKAIDFPELDIDFAFEDSLIPKEYLREKSANLPEVSQLDAVRHYTNLSKKNYSLDAGFYPLGSCTMKYNPKINEEIAANEKFSGVHPLSPVETVQGELKIMYNLANMLSEITGMDEFTLQPAAGAHGEWTGLMLIKAYHMHRGDEKRTKIIVPDSAHGTNPASANVAGFEVIELETNADGSIDIEKLKAVLSDEIAGFMLTNPSTLGFFETQIEEVASLVHASGGLLYYDGANMNAIMGIVRPGDMGFDVCHLNLHKTFSTPHGSGGPGSGPVGVKKHLAEFLPVPKVEKVDDKYILNYDKKDSIGSIKSFYGNFGILLRAYVYILSMGADGLRAVSENAVINANYMRQMLKDDYQLAVDKLCKHEAIFAGIKDKSTGITTLEIAKRIIDYGFHPPTVYFPLIVDSAIMIEPTETESKQTMDEFINAMKQIAKEAKENPEIFKAAPHHSPAGRIDEALAARKPVLTYKPSL
- a CDS encoding pyridoxal phosphate-dependent aminotransferase; protein product: MISNKMQSLVANSSVIRAMFDEGKRLSKIYGEENVFDFSLGNPNVEPPEVIKESIKDILDNEVATYVHGYMNNSGFEDVRTTIAEHESKKHGMNISFESIVMTVGAAGGLNIIFKTLLNPGDEVITFAPFFGEYRAYSANYDANLVVVEPDIDTFEPNIEALKSAITPKTKIVIVNSPNNPTGVIYSDAALTKLAEVLKQKEEELGIDIFLISDEPYREIVYDNAEVPCLLKYYKNTIIGYSYSKSLSLPGERIGYLVVHPEIADFGDVMGSLNVANRILGFVNAPSLFQRVVAKNLNAEVDVNVYKKNRDALYNHLVSIGFECVKPQGAFYLFPRSPIADDKKFCEDAKQFNLLLVPGSAFGCPGHFRLSYCISYEKIINSLPAFDKLIALYK